The sequence GTAAATGTGGGATGTTGGGTGATTGGATCAAAATGAGAGGAGAACATACTCTTGGCTACTTATCTACATAGATACCATAATCCCATTGCATGTTAAATAGATCTCCAATAACTTTGTTAGAGGATTGGCTaacatttctctctttctatggTAGCTGCCAGCTAGTCTCTTCATGCCTGGTGGCATCTTTCATATGGTGATACTTACCTCAATATGCTTTCATCCATCATATTATAGGTGGTCTTTCACAGCTTTCCAAAGAGCATAAACTTCTATCCTAGTGAGCATCCTATTAAAACCCTTCTCACATTGGTGAATAAAACAGAATACAAATGCTTACCTAGTTGGAGACCCATGGATTTTTGGACAGATGTTACTGCAATTACAATGGCTAAATTTGAGACAAAAGCAGTGGAAATGCATTCTTTCATCCATCCTCTCCATCCTTTAAAGAGGAAAGCTGTGCTCGAGATAAAGAATGAACTCCCACTCTATGTCATAAGCCTTTTTTGTCAATCTTGCATAGGATGCTTCACTCAACACTTGACTACACAGAATGTATGCATTCGCTGACATGCACTTAAGCAGCATTCTAACGCCTTCGCTACAATCAGGGGAAGTGTTCCAGCAAGATTAAAAGTAAAAGCTGAgataatgaaagaaagaaaaaaacttcCATAATCTAAATTTTAACCCTTTCGCAGATGAAGTTCCAGCCTTGTACTTGATGATCGGCGTTCAATTCTGACAAGATGAGCATGTGGTTTGGTACTCTAGACCTCTAGGCTGTTGTGTCACACCATAGATGGACTTTCCTAAAATTTCCTCCACATGACGATCTTATCCTTTTAATTTGTGGCCCTTAAATTGACAGTTAAGGAGAAATGCAACAATTTGTCCGCATCCAACTTTTCAAAAAATCAAGACAAGCTGCTTGATCATCCTATCTGAGAGGTTTTTGGGGCATGGTGTATCCATAGTGGAATACAACATCCCAATGGCCTGTCCTATCAGATCATGTGCTTTACTTGTTAGAAGTTAAAAGCTGCATATACTGTGCTGCGATTTTGGTCACATGTCATATAATTCCTCCCTTTGTTGACTTGATTAACTCCATGGAACTAATTTTTTTCTGAAGCTGAAACAGTCATTGCTCAGATTTGTTGAGAGGTGGGGTTTTTCTCTTTTCCCTTAGCTGTAATTTCATAATTTATTTGATAATAATTTCCATGAGATCGTGTCCCTCGTACAGTTTAAGCCATATGAAGAGATCCAGCAAGAAGGAACACAGAAAGACGAGAAGAAAGGATGAGAAGAAAGAAGCCGAACAAGTTCAAAAAGAAAGGATCCAACAAGAAAATACCAACCTAGGTGATATGGAGGACATCTTCGAAATAACTCCATCTAAAAAGACAGAAATTGTTGAATATAGACCTTGGTCTGACCTTCCAATAAATATTGTAGAGTTGATCGTATCGCATCTCTTTCGAGCAGATTTTGTTCATCTGACCTCCTCCTGTAGAAGTTGGAGATCAATTGCTCCACCAAGACTGATCACAAAACGACATCCCTCACTGCTCACTAGCCATGGCTTGCCATTTCTCAGAAATCACTTGCCATGGCTCATGTATTTTGGGAAAGACCATGGCATGTGTAGCTTCTTGGATCCTTTGTACAATGAGAGATATTTCATCAATATCCCAGAGCTCTCTGGTTCAACAATTTGTTCCTGCAAGGATGGTTGGGTATTGTATAGAGGCAACCGCTCTGTGTTCCTTTTCAATCCCTTTATCAAAGCAAGGATTGAACTCCCGGATTTGGAATATAAGCACTTCGATTGCATCACCTTCTCATCCACACCGACTTCTTCAGATTCCACAATTTTTGCTATTCAACATCTTACTACTTCTGCTTCCATATGGATTTGTTGTCGTGGGGACAGATATTGGACTGAGTACTTTTTTTATAGTAATTTGCCGTTCTCGATATCCTACTCGAATCCAGTTTTCAAGGATGAGGTTTTCTCTGTCTTGGGACATAATGGGGTACTGGGGGTCTTTGATCCAAAGCTAATCACTTGGACTATTCTTGCAAAGCCCAAGCCACTGAAATTCTGCAACTGTCAATCAATTCCCAGATATGAGTGGGAAAATTATTTGGTAGAATCGAGAGGGGAGCTATTAATGGTGGTCATCGGTTTTTTCGGGACTCCAATTCATGTTTTCAGGCTGGAACCTTCAGAGATGGAATGGGTGAAGATTGAAACCTTGGAAGATGGAATGCTATTTG is a genomic window of Magnolia sinica isolate HGM2019 chromosome 15, MsV1, whole genome shotgun sequence containing:
- the LOC131228009 gene encoding F-box protein At4g00893-like, whose product is MRSCPSYSLSHMKRSSKKEHRKTRRKDEKKEAEQVQKERIQQENTNLGDMEDIFEITPSKKTEIVEYRPWSDLPINIVELIVSHLFRADFVHLTSSCRSWRSIAPPRLITKRHPSLLTSHGLPFLRNHLPWLMYFGKDHGMCSFLDPLYNERYFINIPELSGSTICSCKDGWVLYRGNRSVFLFNPFIKARIELPDLEYKHFDCITFSSTPTSSDSTIFAIQHLTTSASIWICCRGDRYWTEYFFYSNLPFSISYSNPVFKDEVFSVLGHNGVLGVFDPKLITWTILAKPKPLKFCNCQSIPRYEWENYLVESRGELLMVVIGFFGTPIHVFRLEPSEMEWVKIETLEDGMLFVSRWTSLSSTALAKGMENKIHFPLVSSEDCVFYSLKQCRCYTNRDFYECDNYIYSTWLEPRWFQPSAEELDWSQTLVGQGS